A window of the Eulemur rufifrons isolate Redbay chromosome 6, OSU_ERuf_1, whole genome shotgun sequence genome harbors these coding sequences:
- the EIF4G2 gene encoding eukaryotic translation initiation factor 4 gamma 2 isoform X2, with product MLGNIKFIGELGKLDLIHESILHKCIKTLLEKKKRVQLKDMGEDLECLCQIMRTVGPRLDHERAKSLMDQYFARMCSLMLSKELPARIRFLLQDTVELREHHWVPRKAFLDNGPKTINQIRQDAVKDLGVFIPAPMAQGMRSDFFLEGPFMPPRMKMDRDPLGGLADMFGQMPGSGIGTGPGVIQDRFSPTMGRHRSNQLFNGHGGHIMPPTQSQFGEMGGKFMKSQISLRPAQSFLMNKNQVPKLQPQITMIPPSAQPPRTQTPPLGQTPQLGLKTNPPLIQEKPAKTSKKPPPSKEELLKLTETVMTEYLNSGNANEAVNGVREMRAPKHFLPEMLSKVIILSLDRSDEDKEKASSLISLLKQEGIATSDNFMQAFLNVLDQCPKLEVDIPLVKSYLAQFAARAIISELVSISELAQPLESGTHFPLFLLCLQQLAKLQDREWLTELFQQSKVNMQKMLPEIDQNKDRMLEILEGKGLSFLFPLLKLEKELLKQIKLDPSPQTIYKWIKDNISPKLHVDKGFVNILMTSFLQYISSEVNPPSDETDSSSAPSKEQLEQEKQLLLSFKPVMQKFLHDHVDLQVSALYALQVHCYNSNFPKGMLLRFFVHFYDMEIIEEEAFLAWKEDITQEFPGKGKALFQVNQWLTWLETAEEEESEEEAD from the exons ATGTTGGGGAACATCAAATTCATTGGAGAACTTGGCAAGCTTGATCTTATTCATGAATCTATCCTTCATAAGTGCATCAAAACA cttttggaaaagaagaagagagtCCAACTCAAAGATATGGGAGAGGATTTGGAGTGCCTCTGTCAGATAATGAGGACAGTGGGACCTAGATTAGACCATGAACGAGCCAAG tCCTTAATGGATCAGTACTTTGCCCGAATGTGTTCCTTGATGTTAAGTAAGGAATTGCCAGCGAGGATTCGTTTCCTGCTGCAG gataCCGTAGAGTTGCGAGAACACCACTGGGTTCCTCGTAAGGCTTTTCTTGACAATGGACCAAAGACGATCAATCAAATCCGTCAAGATGCAGTAAAA GATCTAGGAGTGTTTATTCCTGCTCCTATGGCTCAAGGGATGAGAAGTGACTTCTTTCTGGAGGGGCCATTCATGCCACCCAGGATGAAAATGGATAGGGACCCACTTGGAGGACTTGCTGATATGTTTGGACAAATGCCAG GTAGCGGAATTGGTACTGGTCCAGGAGTTATACAGGATAGATTTTCACCCACCATGGGACGTCATCGTTCAAATCAACTCTTCAATGGCCATGGGGGACACATCATGCCTCCCACGCAGTCGCAGTTCGGAGAGATGGGAGGCAAGTTTATGAAAagccag ATTAGTCTGAGGCCTGCTCAGTCGTTCCTAATGAATAAAAATCAAGTGCCAAAGCTTCAGCCCCAGATAACTATGATTCCTCCTAGTGCACAACCACCACGCACTCAAACACCACCGCTGGGACAG ACACCTCAGCTTGGTCTCAAAACTAATCCACCACTTATCCAGGAAAAGCCTGCCAAGACCAGCAAAAAGCCACCACCATCAAAGGAAGAACTACTTAAACTCACT GAAACTGTCATGACTGAGTATCTGAATAGTGGAAATGCCAATGAGGCTGTCAATGGTGTAAGAGAAATGAGGGCTCCTAAACATTTCCTACCTGAGATGTTAAGCAAAGTAATCATCTTGTCACTAGATAGAAGTgatgaagataaagaaaaagcaagttCTTTGATCAGTTTACTCAAACAGGAAGGGATAGCCACAAGTGACAACTTCATGCAG GCTTTCCTGAATGTATTGGACCAGTGCCCCAAACTGGAGGTTGACATCCCCTTGGTGAAATCATATTTAGCACAGTTTGCAGCTCGTGCCATCATTTCAGAGCTGGTGAGCATTTCAGAACTAGCTCAACCACTGGAAAGTGGCACCCATTTTCCTCTATTCTTACTTTGTCTTCAGCAATTGGCTAAATTACAAGATCGAGAATGGTTAACAGAACTTTTTCAACAAAGCAAGGTCAATATGCAGAAAATGCTCCCAG AAATTGATCAGAATAAGGACCGCATGTTGGAGATATTGGAAGGAAAGGGACTGAGTTTCTTATTCCCACTCCTCAAATTGGAGAAGGAACTGTTGAAGCAAATAAAGTTGGATCCATCCCCTCAAACcatatataaatggattaaagataACATCTCTCCCAAACTTCATGTAGATAAAGGATTTGTGAACATCTTAATGACTAG CTTCTTACAGTATATTTCTAGTGAAGTAAACCCACCCAGCGATGAAACAGATTCTTCCTCTGCTCCTTCCAAAGAACAGTTAGAGCAGGAAAAACAACTGCTTCTTTCTTTCAAGCCAGTAATGCAGAAATTTCTTCATGATCATGTTGATCTACAAGTCAGTGCCCTGTATGCTCTTCAGGTGCACTGCTACAACAGCAACTTCCCAAAAG gcATGTTACTCCGCTTTTTTGTGCACTTCTATGACATGGAAATTATTGAAGAAGAAGCTTTCTTGGCTTGGAAAGAAGATATAACCCAAGAGTTTCCAGGGAAAGGCAAGGCTTTGTTCCAG GTGAATCAGTGGCTAACCTGGCTAGAAACTGCTGAAGAAGAAGAATCGGAGGAAGAAGCTGACTAA
- the EIF4G2 gene encoding eukaryotic translation initiation factor 4 gamma 2 isoform X1 yields MLGNIKFIGELGKLDLIHESILHKCIKTLLEKKKRVQLKDMGEDLECLCQIMRTVGPRLDHERAKSLMDQYFARMCSLMLSKELPARIRFLLQDTVELREHHWVPRKAFLDNGPKTINQIRQDAVKDLGVFIPAPMAQGMRSDFFLEGPFMPPRMKMDRDPLGGLADMFGQMPGSGIGTGPGVIQDRFSPTMGRHRSNQLFNGHGGHIMPPTQSQFGEMGGKFMKSQGLSQLYHNQSQGLLSQLQGQSKDMPPRFSKKGQLNADEISLRPAQSFLMNKNQVPKLQPQITMIPPSAQPPRTQTPPLGQTPQLGLKTNPPLIQEKPAKTSKKPPPSKEELLKLTETVMTEYLNSGNANEAVNGVREMRAPKHFLPEMLSKVIILSLDRSDEDKEKASSLISLLKQEGIATSDNFMQAFLNVLDQCPKLEVDIPLVKSYLAQFAARAIISELVSISELAQPLESGTHFPLFLLCLQQLAKLQDREWLTELFQQSKVNMQKMLPEIDQNKDRMLEILEGKGLSFLFPLLKLEKELLKQIKLDPSPQTIYKWIKDNISPKLHVDKGFVNILMTSFLQYISSEVNPPSDETDSSSAPSKEQLEQEKQLLLSFKPVMQKFLHDHVDLQVSALYALQVHCYNSNFPKGMLLRFFVHFYDMEIIEEEAFLAWKEDITQEFPGKGKALFQVNQWLTWLETAEEEESEEEAD; encoded by the exons ATGTTGGGGAACATCAAATTCATTGGAGAACTTGGCAAGCTTGATCTTATTCATGAATCTATCCTTCATAAGTGCATCAAAACA cttttggaaaagaagaagagagtCCAACTCAAAGATATGGGAGAGGATTTGGAGTGCCTCTGTCAGATAATGAGGACAGTGGGACCTAGATTAGACCATGAACGAGCCAAG tCCTTAATGGATCAGTACTTTGCCCGAATGTGTTCCTTGATGTTAAGTAAGGAATTGCCAGCGAGGATTCGTTTCCTGCTGCAG gataCCGTAGAGTTGCGAGAACACCACTGGGTTCCTCGTAAGGCTTTTCTTGACAATGGACCAAAGACGATCAATCAAATCCGTCAAGATGCAGTAAAA GATCTAGGAGTGTTTATTCCTGCTCCTATGGCTCAAGGGATGAGAAGTGACTTCTTTCTGGAGGGGCCATTCATGCCACCCAGGATGAAAATGGATAGGGACCCACTTGGAGGACTTGCTGATATGTTTGGACAAATGCCAG GTAGCGGAATTGGTACTGGTCCAGGAGTTATACAGGATAGATTTTCACCCACCATGGGACGTCATCGTTCAAATCAACTCTTCAATGGCCATGGGGGACACATCATGCCTCCCACGCAGTCGCAGTTCGGAGAGATGGGAGGCAAGTTTATGAAAagccag GGGCTAAGCCAGCTCTACCATAACCAGAGTCAGGGACTCTTATCCCAGCTGCAAGGACAGTCGAAGGATATGCCACCTCGGTTTTCTAAGAAAGGACAGCTTAATGCAGATGAG ATTAGTCTGAGGCCTGCTCAGTCGTTCCTAATGAATAAAAATCAAGTGCCAAAGCTTCAGCCCCAGATAACTATGATTCCTCCTAGTGCACAACCACCACGCACTCAAACACCACCGCTGGGACAG ACACCTCAGCTTGGTCTCAAAACTAATCCACCACTTATCCAGGAAAAGCCTGCCAAGACCAGCAAAAAGCCACCACCATCAAAGGAAGAACTACTTAAACTCACT GAAACTGTCATGACTGAGTATCTGAATAGTGGAAATGCCAATGAGGCTGTCAATGGTGTAAGAGAAATGAGGGCTCCTAAACATTTCCTACCTGAGATGTTAAGCAAAGTAATCATCTTGTCACTAGATAGAAGTgatgaagataaagaaaaagcaagttCTTTGATCAGTTTACTCAAACAGGAAGGGATAGCCACAAGTGACAACTTCATGCAG GCTTTCCTGAATGTATTGGACCAGTGCCCCAAACTGGAGGTTGACATCCCCTTGGTGAAATCATATTTAGCACAGTTTGCAGCTCGTGCCATCATTTCAGAGCTGGTGAGCATTTCAGAACTAGCTCAACCACTGGAAAGTGGCACCCATTTTCCTCTATTCTTACTTTGTCTTCAGCAATTGGCTAAATTACAAGATCGAGAATGGTTAACAGAACTTTTTCAACAAAGCAAGGTCAATATGCAGAAAATGCTCCCAG AAATTGATCAGAATAAGGACCGCATGTTGGAGATATTGGAAGGAAAGGGACTGAGTTTCTTATTCCCACTCCTCAAATTGGAGAAGGAACTGTTGAAGCAAATAAAGTTGGATCCATCCCCTCAAACcatatataaatggattaaagataACATCTCTCCCAAACTTCATGTAGATAAAGGATTTGTGAACATCTTAATGACTAG CTTCTTACAGTATATTTCTAGTGAAGTAAACCCACCCAGCGATGAAACAGATTCTTCCTCTGCTCCTTCCAAAGAACAGTTAGAGCAGGAAAAACAACTGCTTCTTTCTTTCAAGCCAGTAATGCAGAAATTTCTTCATGATCATGTTGATCTACAAGTCAGTGCCCTGTATGCTCTTCAGGTGCACTGCTACAACAGCAACTTCCCAAAAG gcATGTTACTCCGCTTTTTTGTGCACTTCTATGACATGGAAATTATTGAAGAAGAAGCTTTCTTGGCTTGGAAAGAAGATATAACCCAAGAGTTTCCAGGGAAAGGCAAGGCTTTGTTCCAG GTGAATCAGTGGCTAACCTGGCTAGAAACTGCTGAAGAAGAAGAATCGGAGGAAGAAGCTGACTAA